From the Plectropomus leopardus isolate mb chromosome 18, YSFRI_Pleo_2.0, whole genome shotgun sequence genome, one window contains:
- the LOC121957918 gene encoding LOW QUALITY PROTEIN: tripartite motif-containing protein 46-like (The sequence of the model RefSeq protein was modified relative to this genomic sequence to represent the inferred CDS: deleted 2 bases in 1 codon) — translation MMKAGGSYFLKMAEMDFKTATSTMEALVRISSNMKSLEQELHCPVCKDIVKQPVVLPCQHSVCLMCASEVLVANGYPPPDLPPEPNSPASTPNTRSPRQARRPTPKAEQRPIDRVLRAGPHPPSPSMPRSPGYGTYPGRRRKEGPPLVMMFPCAPCGRDVELGEKGLTDCLRNLTLERIVERYRHTVSLGSVAVMCQFCKPPQALEATKGCADCRANFCNECFKLYHPWGTPRAQHEHIQPTLNFRPKVLTCPEHDQEKLQFYCRSCQRLLCPLCKLRRIHTGHKILPVAHAYQALKEKITKEMNYILSNQDTVLAQITQLESSITQTEVNSVSAREQLAQSIRDLTAALAERHASLTQALEAARKKRGEALAAQVAERRGLMEHAGLMAFTQELLKETDQPCFVQAARQTHNRFSKAIENLQHFTLAADPSFRHFQLDVSKELKLLTDLNFIQAPLAPVIDTQRTLAYDQLFLCWRLPQDSAPAWHFSVEYRRRGVVPGGASRGGIRGGLAAARWGWQRLDEVNGSSAVIDRLEMDSVYVLRVRGCNKAGYGEYSEEVYLHTPPAPVLNFYLDSRWGLHADRLVVSKEQRCARSVPGLSLLQAADHALTSCHLTSDLLVGDVAITQGRHYWACSVEPGSYLVKVGVGLESKLQEWFHLPQDMASPRYDPDSGHDSGAEDALDSAPPFCFLTMGMGKIYLPQHNYNQHSSHGNGNRDPITNSNGPSSPTGLTYPLPPRLGVSLDFERGRVTFYDAHSLRPLWEGHVDCSGPVCPAFCFIGGGALQLQELVANRNADQTPVRRVTIQPRVSNMNNN, via the exons ATGATGAAAGCAGGAGGT AGCTATTTCCTTAAAATGGCAGAGATGGATTTCAAAACAGCCACATCAACGATGGAAGCATTGGTTCGTATCAGT TCTAACATGAAGAGCCTGGAGCAGGAGCTGCACTGTCCTGTGTGTAAGGACATCGTCAAACAGCCCGTGGTCCTGCCATGCCAACACAGCGTCTGCCTCATGTGCGCCTCGGAGGTCTTGGTGGCAAATGGCTACCCGCCTCCAGACCTCCCCCCAGAGCCAAACTCCCCAGCCTCCACACCCAACACCCGCTCACCCCGTCAGGCCCGAAGGCCCACACCTAAAGCTGAGCAGCGACCTATAGATCGTGTGCTGCGTGCAG GACCCCACCCGCCTTCGCCATCCATGCCCCGGTCTCCGGGATATGGTACGTATCCAGGGCGACGCCGCAAAGAGGGCCCACCGCTGGTGATGATGTTTCCCTGTGCTCCCTGCGGCCGAGACGTGGAGCTGGGGGAGAAGGGCCTTACTGACTGTCTGCGCAACCTCACCTTGGAGCGTATAGTGGAGAG gtacagacacacagtgagTCTGGGCAGCGTGGCTGTCATGTGTCAGTTTTGTAAGCCTCCTCAGGCTCTGGAGGCCACCAAGGGCTGCGCAGACTGCAGAGCCAATTTCTGTAATGAGTGTTTCAAGCTGTATCATCCGTGGGGGACGCCACGGGCGCAACATGAACATATCCAGCCTACACTTAACTTCAGACCAAAG GTTCTGACCTGTCCGGAGCATGACCAGGAGAAACTACAGTTCTATTGTCGGTCCTGTCAGCGGCTGCTCTGCCCTCTCTGCAAACTGCGCCGCATCCACACCGGACACAAAATCCTGCCAGTGGCCCACGCCTACCAAGCCCTAAAG GAGAAGATTACAAAGGAGATGAACTACATACTGTCCAACCAGGACACAGTTCTGGCTCAGATTACCCAGCTGGAGAGCTCCATCACACAGACTGAG GTAAACAGTGTGTCCGCCAGAGAGCAGCTGGCTCAGAGCATCAGGGATCTGACGGCTGCTCTGGCAGAGCGCCATGCCTCGCTCACCCAGGCTCTAGAGGCGGCACGGAAGAAACGAGGCGAGGCGTTGGCTGCCCAAGTGGCGGAGAGACGGGGTTTGATGGAGCACGCAGGGCTCATGGCGTTCACCCAGGAGCTATTGAAAGAAACAGACCAACCCTGCTTTGTGCAAGCTGCTCGCCAGACTCataacag GTTCAGCAAAGCAATTGAGAATCTGCAGCATTTCACCCTGGCTGCTGATCCGTCCTTCAGACACTTCCAGCTGGACGTCTCCAAAGAGCTCAAACTCCTGACAGATCTGAACTTCATCCAGG CTCCCCTAGCTCCAGTGATCGATACCCAGCGCACCCTGGCCTACGACCAGCTCTTCCTGTGCTGGCGACTTCCCCAAGATTCTGCACCCGCCTGGCACTTCTCTGTAGAGTATCGCCGTCGGGGTGTGGTACCAGGAGGAGCGTCAAGAGGCGGGATCAGAGGAGGATTGGCCGCCGCCCGCTGGGGCTGGCAACGATTGGATGAAGTGAATGGGAGCAGCGCTGTGATCGACAGGTTGGAGATGGACAGCGTGTACGTGCTGCGGGTGAGAGGCTGCAACAAGGCGGGCTACGGGGAGTACAGCGAGGAGGTGTATCTGCACACCCCGCCTGCACCAG TGCTCAACTTCTACCTGGACTCTCGCTGGGGTCTCCATGCCGACCGGCTGGTGGTCAGTAAAGAGCAGCGCTGTGCTCGCAGCGTCCCTGgtctctccctgctgcaggCCGCTGACCACGCACTCACTTCCTGTcacctgacctctgacctcctggTGGGAGATGTGGCTATTACACAGGGACGGCATTACTGGGCGTGCTCAGTGGAGCCTGGGTCTTACCTAGTGAAG GTGGGAGTTGGTCTGGAGTCTAAGCTGCAGGAGTGGTTTCACCTTCCACAAGACATGGCCAGTCCCCG CTACGACCCAGACAGCGGTCATGACAGCGGAGCAGAGGACGCTCTGGACTCTGCTCCTCCGTTCTGCTTCCTCACTATGGGGATGGGTAAGATCTACCTGCCCCAGCACAACTACAACCAACACAGTAGCCATGGGAACGGTAACCGAGACCCCATCACCAACAGCAACGGCCCTTCCTCACCCACAGGCCTCACCTACCCGCTGCCGCCCCGGCTCGGTGTAAGCCTTGACTTTGAGAGGGGCCGCGTCACCTTCTACGATGCCCACTCTCTGCGGCCGCTTTGGGAGGGCCATGTGGATTGCTCCGGCCCTGTGTGCCCCGCATTCTGTTTTATCGGTGGCGGGgcgctgcagctgcaggagctgGTAGCCAATCGTAATGCGGATCAGACTCCGGTCAGACGGGTAACCATCCAACCCCGTGTCTCTAATATGAATAACAACTGA
- the LOC121958237 gene encoding protein S100-Z-like yields the protein MADLQMTPLEGALLAITGIYVMYETGSEHLTKERFKELMKNELPNVSGSAGEVEWFDKVDCNDDNKVEFTEFIQMISAFTMAHYDCLKELMQRQRGQRN from the exons ATGGCAG ATCTTCAAATGACCCCATTGGAAGGTGCCTTGCTTGCCATTACTGGCATCTACGTGATGTATGAAACAGGCAGCGAACATCTGACCAAGGAACGTTTTAAGGAATTAATGAAGAACGAATTGCCAAATGTTTCG GGGTCAGCGGGAGAGGTTGAGTGGTTCGATAAGGTGGACTGTAACGATGATAACAAGGTGGAATTCACTGAGTTCATCCAGATGATTTCCGCATTTACCATGGCTCACTATGACTGCTTGAAAGAATTAATGCAACGCCAAAGGGGTCAGCGTAATTAA